DNA from Thunnus maccoyii chromosome 5, fThuMac1.1, whole genome shotgun sequence:
TTAGGTATACTCAGTTATTTCAACTAAGAGCTCTGTACCTTGTGTCAGTGTGATTCGTGGGAGATTGTTGTGTAGtgacaacaaaataacattattaaagCTTTGCAGCATAGAAAAATATAGTATGTGCTCCTTAGCTAAGAATATGCACAGCTTAAATATCAGGTTttagcactttgaattgccttgttgttgaaatgtactgtacaaataGACTAgccttgtcttgtcttgtcttgccTTTCACAATGACAGATAACAGAAACCCATCATGAGAAAATGCTTTCAGGGCAGGACGTGCTTTCTGTCGATCACCTGTTGATGTGTTGTAATATCTGCTGACTCACATCATACCTAGCATGTAATATCAAGTGAAGCACTTTCTCAATCAAAGTTACCAACAGTGAAAGCTTCACAGGAGGCGGAACTTTgtctgtcctcttcctctttggCGAACCAACCTATGTCACAAACCACACAGGAACAATCGACCATCATGAAGCTCCGCACAAAGCAAACTTTCCTTTTTCTagcatctgttttatttctctgtgttgcTGCAGACCTACATGGTGAGTAGGAGAAATATTTCCGGGATCCCATACATCTTGCATGCACTGCTTATGTTTTAAATCTGACTTTGAGCCATCTTACAGATATCTTGTTTAAATGTGTCTGGGACTGAATACGTAGTTAATTTGATGATAGAGATTAATTCATAAtaactaaattattttaaaaaaacatttaaaaaaaacggaaataaataaataaatatgaattaataatgataataatgatttttttttatccagggGAAATACCTACTGTAAGCAACAATGTGGTCATAACAGTgcaaatgttatatttatttatttgcttttttagtGCGTATTTTCATAATGAATTAATCTAAATTAACTTAATTTGACAGCCCTAATTCCTaaatttattttcctctgaCATCCCATTGATGTGTTGCCTCacttattcacattttattgcaCTTTAACCAAGGTTACCATCAACCTATTACAGAGATGCCTATCCCAAACACAGTGcaagttttaattatttaggCTAATCTTTTCTTTTGCTGACTTCATGCTGATACAAGAAATATGGGAATGATTTTGGGTGTTCTAACAAATATACAGATGTTGTGGTGTAGCCTATTCTTATGTCATTCATTGCATTTTTGAAATGACCAGATCTGTCTGACATCATAGTAGAGTTCTCTCCTATTTTTTCACAACCTtggtttttttagtttttgcaaCTTTTTATTCTGATAACCTCACCATGTTAATTATAGAGATACTAGCTGTGACACCACCACTTTACAAAGAAGCCATTGGGGGCAAGTTGAGATAAAAATGTTAACACTTCAAATGGAAAGCTGTTGTATTATCACCACTTTCCACTTGTCAGTTGCACACAGGCAATAAACTGGCAATAGCCTCTTTCTGTGTAAGCTACACAACAACTAGAGGTTTCACATTTGGAGGGATTAAGCTTGTATCTGTTACTTAGCTCTAATAGTTATGTTTCCGCAGAATCGTTTTACAATGACTCCACTGTATTGATaaacatgtgttgtttttgccaCATTATGATTGTCCTCATATCCTGACAGCACCTGAAGTCCACACAAAGCTTGGGAGCCTGAGAGGTGAGTATGTGAGTGTTAAGGGGAAAGAGACTGGGGTCCATGCCTACCTGGGTGTCCCATTTGCCAAGCCACCCGTAGGCCCTGCTCTGAGACTGGCTGCACCTCAGCCTGTAGAGGGATGGGAAGGAGTGAGAGACGCCACCCAGCAGCCACCCATGTAAGACATCCATGTGCTCCACTTGTTGGATACTGTACTTGGAAGTATTATTCTATTTTGTATACAtaagtgtttctctttttcaggtGTATTCAACATAAGCAGTTTACTATAGATCTGCTTGATAAACTTGGCATGTCCGCAGTTCTCCCAGATATTTGAGAAGACTGCCTTTACCTCAACATTTACACTCCTGCAAACAAAGCTCATGATGCCAAGCTCCCAGTAAGAACCCTTTGCTGCAGGTTTGAAGTGATGCTGCTCAGCCACTGAGATTCAGCTTTGGATAAGTTTGGGTAGTGTTGCTTGAGAAGGTGGTTTGAGTCCATTCTTTTAAAAAGTCCATAATgtcaatataaataataatttctatGTTTACTATCAGGCTGCATTAGGGTAATCTAACAGCAACTTAAGTTGTTAGTAATCGTCACAatcaatttaaattttttatctTGAGTCTCATCAGTTTAATGTAGTTTGATTGAAATTATTACAAGTTCAGCTCAgttataataaagaaaaaatgtcctttATGCTTTGTGGAAAATACCAAGGTCTTTCTTTATCTGACCAGGTCATGGTTTGGATCCACGGTGGTGGATATACTTTGGGGTCAGCTTCAATGTATGATGGCTCGGCCTTGGCTGCTTACCAGGATGTAGTTGTGGTTCTGATCCAATATCGCTTGGGACTTCTGGGCTTTCTCAGGTAACAAGTCAGGCACAAGTCTCTAGTCACAGTAACAATAAACATACTATGATTAGGGCCCGAACATGAAAGTTTTTACctgcactgaaaatgtttttgtgtagtTTATTATTCCCCTAAGCCATTGCATTTTTGAAGGGCTTGGGATGCTcgaaaaacatacaaaattgGCACACATGTCAAAACTGGTGAAAATTGCAATGTTCTGTAGTGACTGGGCTCAGATGTGGCCAGCAGGCTCCATAGCACCCCCACACACAGGGCCATGTTGGGATACTGTTGCTTGGAGGTTCATGAAATTCAGTGAGTTgattgctctcatcattctgggcataatacttttttttttttttaaactctccagacaggaagtcagccattttggatttcatgcgtcaattttcattttacgaACATatgtttgaggcctttaggataCAAAAAAACTCACGAAACTTTGAACCTATGTTCGAACTAGTGagtattttgatttgatattgCAACTGCGTTTGCATGTGACACGCTGGCTCTAGAGcgccccctaattacttttagcatttttgaggaGCTACAGATGCTTGAAAATTCATGAAACATTgtacatgcatcagaagtggcgtAACTTGATATCGGATATGGGTCATGGGTtttgggtgtggcaaaatggctcaagggTGATCCCTAGAAAATTGTagatgtaacatctccagatttgaaaaaagcctcttggagccataccctaagtccaacaggaagtcagccattttgaatttactgtgcaaCTTTCTCACAAAGTGAGGCCATTTACTGGCTTTGTTACTTtaaacaaactcctcctagagaatTAACCTAAGTGACTTCAAATTTTGTAGGTGACATCTAAAGACCACTGATATGCTAAATTGTGAAGGATTAGAGTTTCCATGGAACACCCTTGGCATAGCTTGCTGGTccattttgcccaaaacatgatACAGGAAGTGGCTGTAACTCGACTTTACATCGcccaatctgccccaaatttctcatgcttgataagagtccaggcctaAACACATCTAATagtcaatattgagtcatagtcaggaagtcagccttactTGACAAACATCAaccaatttacatgaaatttacatggtgtggcTTACACATGATATATAgtaacatgaataaaaattaGTGTGTGTTCTCTAGCACCATGTAGTGGACACgggaagtgatagttatctcctacatgcaataTCCgatatttctgaaaatgtaaatccaTGCCAGTTGttctctggtaaatgtattgctgcattaatatttcacttatgtagtattgccTACCAGCAAAAGGATGTGaggcctaaatgacacatagttcatcaaatgtacaCACAATTTCCAATATGTGTATAGTGCCATGTACTGCACACAGGAGgtaatattttacccattcaaaCAGTGTCCAATAATCCTGACAATCCAGAGCCATGTGCACTGACCTCCAGTAGTGATACCACGGTTGCAGCTCCCTCTGACACACGAGAGGTGCGAGGGCTtgttcattgctgcttgcagctttaattatgtTCTGTGTCTGATCAGCACATGtgaaccaaaactcaaaaaaCTCACTTGGGTCACTTTTAGCAGCTGGTGTAGATGTAGCCATGTAGACTATAACTGTATTGTCTATCCAGCACAGGAGATGAACACATGTCAGGGAACTTTGGCCTGCTGGACCAGGTAGAAGCCTTGAGGTGGATCCAGCAGCACATTCACAACTTTGGAGGAGACTCTACTTCAGTTACCATATTTGGGGAGTCTGCAGGTGGAGTGAGCGCGTCCCTCCTGGTAAGGATGAATCTGCAGATAAAGTATCACAATTATTTCACTGCAAAGTAACCACTGTCCACTGAACCTTTCATATTGTCTGTTGTTTGAATTAACAGCTTCTCTCACCATTGTCTGATGGCCTGTTCCACCAAGCCATTGCTGAGAGTGGCACTGCTGCAATGGATTTACTCGTAGCAAATGATCCTCTACCAATAACACAGGTTATTTATCCGATTGGTTATTTTTGTGTGCAAACATTTTTCAGAGCACAATATTGAGAATGTCACAACATCTTTCTTTCCTTGAGATGGATCCCTGATATCTGTCCTCAGGTGGTAGCGAATATATCTGGATGTAGCATCGAAAGCACAGAGAGGATTGCTGATTGTATGAGAAACCTCGATATTGACACTATTGTGAGTATTGGGCAGGtgagatactgtatgtaaaaccGATATATGCTGATGGGGAATTAGGTGAACAGAAGCCTATAATGTTTTCTGCAAGATTTCTGTGAAATGTTCACTTTCATGTGCCTGTTTTGTCTCCATCTCAACTTTTTCCTTTCAAGgatgaaacattaaaattttCTGTGACTGTTGATGGACACTTCCTGACAAAACCTGTGGATGAGCTGTTCCATAAACATGAACTTCTCACTGTACCGTTCATGACTGGTGTTAATAATGATGAAGTGGGCTGGTTACTTACTGATGTAAGTGTGAATGCTGAATTATTTGCTGACATTTGTGTGACTTAATAGCTTACCAACTTCCAGATGAGTTGattaaatttgaaattttaatCACAGCTGCTTCTTTGCTTAGTCCTTTGCTCCTCCAGACTGGACTGAGGGAATGGATCGGGAGCAGGTTGTGAACATGCTGTCTGCCTTGTACGCTGATGTAAGACAGACACTGCCTGACGTTGCAATATTACTCTGACTCATCATGCTTAAGCTTCTCTGACATTGTGTTGCTCATTTTCTCAAGCCCAAATATGCATCCATCAGAGATCTGATTGTAGATGAATATATTGGAACCGGTGAAGATCGtgtgaaaaatagaaaagggTTTACTGAGGTGCTTGGAGACCAGCTCACCATTCCAGCCATTAAAGCTGCAAATGCCCACAGAGGTAAACTTTTAATACAAGAATCTATTTAAGAACAATTGCTGTCACACACTTTCATAAACAAGACATATCACACCTGTTTGTCTTCTAGATGCAGGCGCCCCTGTATACCTGTATGAGTACCAGCATCCTCCCAAATTTCTGCAGGCAAAAAGGCCAAGCTTTGTTGGGTGTGACCATGGAGACGAACTCTTTACAGTATTAGGATTCTGCTTCACTACCACTCATGTCAAATTAGCAGGTAAGTGGAATAtaaaaatcaccatatcaaaTTATAATCCGAGATCTGGGTTTTCTCTGGGTTTCGTAGAGTGCAAAGTGTTTGACTAGACTGTCTTATTTTAGATGCATGCCCAGAAGAGGAGGAACAGTTAAGCAGAACCATGATGAGCTACTGGGGCAACTTTGCTCGCACAGGGTAGGAATTCACCTTCACTATAGTTCATAATACACATGGAGATAAGACAAACTTCTttataacgtgtgtgtgtgtgtgtgtgtgtgtgtgtgtgtaggtctcCTAATGGGGACGGCCTTGTCCACTGGCCAAAGTATGGAGTAGATGAAGAATACCTGGCAATTGGTATAACAGAGCAGGTAATTGGTCAGCACCTGAAGAAGGATCGCTTTGTCTTCCTGACTCAGACCCTTCCAGAGAAGATCCAACAACATATGAAGAAGATGGAGCACAGCGAACTGTAGAGCTGTCAcctctcatctttctctgttCCATCAACCTTTTTCAATTCCTACATTAAAGAATAGGTTCACACTTATTCAAATCTATCTtgaaacaatagtcaggtgcttGCGTGAACCTTTAAACAACAAAGTTTTACTTGATGGATCATTCCTCCGGTTTATACTGATCATTAGAGGATCTATTTCTAACAagcttttaatataatttatgggggacaaaatccacagtccttcttctGCCAGATATCAGAAGCAGTG
Protein-coding regions in this window:
- the LOC121897067 gene encoding fatty acyl-CoA hydrolase precursor, medium chain-like → MSQTTQEQSTIMKLRTKQTFLFLASVLFLCVAADLHAPEVHTKLGSLRGEYVSVKGKETGVHAYLGVPFAKPPVGPALRLAAPQPVEGWEGVRDATQQPPMCIQHKQFTIDLLDKLGMSAVLPDI
- the LOC121897064 gene encoding fatty acyl-CoA hydrolase precursor, medium chain-like: MVWIHGGGYTLGSASMYDGSALAAYQDVVVVLIQYRLGLLGFLSTGDEHMSGNFGLLDQVEALRWIQQHIHNFGGDSTSVTIFGESAGGVSASLLLLSPLSDGLFHQAIAESGTAAMDLLVANDPLPITQVVANISGCSIESTERIADCMRNLDIDTIDETLKFSVTVDGHFLTKPVDELFHKHELLTVPFMTGVNNDEVGWLLTDSFAPPDWTEGMDREQVVNMLSALYADPKYASIRDLIVDEYIGTGEDRVKNRKGFTEVLGDQLTIPAIKAANAHRDAGAPVYLYEYQHPPKFLQAKRPSFVGCDHGDELFTVLGFCFTTTHVKLADACPEEEEQLSRTMMSYWGNFARTGSPNGDGLVHWPKYGVDEEYLAIGITEQVIGQHLKKDRFVFLTQTLPEKIQQHMKKMEHSEL